The Quercus lobata isolate SW786 chromosome 9, ValleyOak3.0 Primary Assembly, whole genome shotgun sequence region ttactcttttgcatttatttttggtttgatgattaaaaaaaaaagaaaaattaatcttaccttgaGAAGTATGtgtttctttactctaatttagtttactttttctttataatatatgtacaacattctccaaaatcgtcttacataaaatatcacaaaattatccGTGCATTACATGGGCAACTtactaataaattataaaagttggatCTTAAAACTGGTAGATGCATGCTACGATgacatttattcattttcaaagAATATGGCAATGACACATGACAACTTCCTATATTTAATTGGTATGATATGGACAAACAATGCTAAGTGTCAAAAAATTATCTGTACATGTCAATATGTTTGCCATGATACTATACACGtgacatataattaaaaattttgaatgaaataaatgtttttctttaatatggTATTTAAGTTcacatttttattcttatttatgaCCACTAATTCTTAATTTGTCATTTGCCTATTTATTTTCCTAACCATTCTCCTTCCAAAGACTATTCAAGTATTTTATTCTACGAAAAAgtaatttgttgaaaaaatactTTAATTGAGTAATATATGTGCAATTTAATTGtctattaagatttttttttaaaattttattttggaaccATAATTAAATACATCACAATTAGAAAAGAAGCCTAcaagtcaatttatttttttgctttttcaacACATGAAATTAAATTGTACACATATAACaataaaatgtatataatatttttcctaacttttagtttttgatgTTAATGATAGGAagtgtttttgcttttatatcACATCATTATTTTAGCAATTACAATTACATTTACTTCAATTATCCACATCTATAATatttcatcatcttcctcaaccTTTCATCTTCCTCATCCCCTCTTTTCTAGTTAATAAGTTTCATTTCCCTCTTCCCctctataattttatatataaatatattctatttttatcCCTCTTATATGCAACAAGCTTAGAAattttgatgagaaatttgtttcacaattgcatttttgtttttgttctccaCTACTAGAGgtacctctctttctctctctctctctctcccacacacacatattttgCTATAAATCTCTAACCTTATTCattcatttgttttaatatttttcatcttAATATGTTTATGGAATTCAAGATTGAACgatatttgaagaaaaagattgatttatgtatttttattgtttaaaaattgttgttatttttttgatgCTAATGcaaatatcttttcttttggtgttttgattagtccgttttctttttctttttctttttttgtttggggaatCAATTAGTGGGTGGTATTCAATTTGTTTATGTCGTATAACTTTTGTCCAATTGTGACccaaatatttatttgtatttgcaTGATCGTAGAATTCACtaagataataaaatttataatagttaTGTCAACATTTTTGTATCCAATATTtgggttataatttttttatgttcatccCTAAATTATACaacattatttttcatgtttcaaATAAGAAGTTTTATCTCCATTTTATACAAGTGCATTCTCCTAAAAACTGGTTACATATTGtcttatatattattattatattaaaacttGCTACTAACATACATGGTAAAAATTAAGCTCTACAtttaaaggaaaacattttttttagatgtttCATTTTCTCTATAATTTGTATCTCATTATCAAATAAATGATGATTTGGGAATAATGTGAGAGCTGTACAGATTTCCAATTTTAAAAAGTCCTATATTCTACCACTGCCTGATATATGTGTTGCAACTCTTTAATATTACTCTGGGTTAGGGAACTTAAAACCTTAACATTAGTACACTAaaccaaaacttaaatatatatatatatatatatatatattttaatgaaagaaagaagaagaagaagaaatgtcATGCTGTTTCATACACTTTCTTTCATGCATAGCAAATTAGAAATGCAGTTGGGGGATACTCCTTTCTGTggttaaaagaaaatatgcttGCAGAAGTTTTCTTCTAGATTCTTTTGAATTGAAACATTTTGTGATCAACAATCAACACCCTATCTGAGCCAAGTCTTTCTATTGGAAATTTCTTTAACGTTACTCATAGAGATGAATGATGCAAAGCTAAACACCTAGGCATCTAGCTGCCACTCGGCTGCATATGGCAGAACTGCAACGCCTTCAAAATTTTCCTGCCAGCACATTATATAGGCAAAACAACTCCATCTGCACCATCTCTGCCAGTGTCGCTTAACTGTCATCAAGACCAGCTATGCCTCCACAACTGGGCACACTCGCCTCGGTACTCTCCTACAGTTACTCTGATCCAAATCTGCATGATAGGCTTGTGCATATCTGCAAAACAAAGCTTTACTGAGCATTTACTCTTCATAAGCACCTGTTTTGAACCCTCAAACATCACTTTGTTGAGGTTATACCACAAGGCCAACAGAGTTATGATATGACAATCTTGAGAACATCACATATTCCTGCTTATGAAAATGTAGATCCTCCGTTCACTAAGTCAACAACTGCTTCAAAGAGCAAGGATAAATGCACAAAGTTCCTAGGGTCTAATCTGACCAAAACCATACAGCCCAAGCAAAGACTACACTCCAAGAATAATTATCCAAGTTTTCCTCTTCCTCATTCTTATAAGATACAGTTTCACTCACCATGTTTAGGAGTTATATGAGGCCATTTTAGCTTATCACACCTTGAGATAAGGATAGCTAAAATTTGACAGCCACTTGTGTAGAGTATAGCTCTCTAACCAGGTCCTGTTTCAAAGTGAAAGTGTAAAGATAACTTTAAGTACCTATTAACTGATGCAGCTCGTTTTGACTTCCTAAATGGAATCttaaactactttttttttttttccgttttaTTGGGAAATATTGACATACACACTAGACCAAAAGTCAAGAACATAGAGAGGCCATAGCACAAAAGTCATATGGTATAAACCGATATAATTAAAGAGATAAATCCTGCATAAAAGGAGTTTTTAACCATCTATATTACAAATTAACAGGGCACTTACATGTGGCAGCACCCATTTCCATCAAAACTTGACATCAGATACATGTATATGACGTAACCTATTAAACTCTTAAAtgtctggaaaaaaaaaaaacagggatGATTCTTTTACCAATTGAATGAATCCTCATGATTCATTAATATGCATATTAAATTAGCTAGGAGTAttgctttgtgtttttttattaaggAAACAAACCAGATGAGAGTTTGAATTAGTGCCAATAAAGTACAAGTATATGCCATAGGAAAGGAAAAGCGATGATGCATCAACCAACAAAACTCAAATTAAGAAGAAGGATGGTGACTTACTAGTGATctagagaaaatatttgatcAACCTTCCAGGTCACTTTCACAAAATTCCTTCCAATGAAAAAATCTCAGGTCACTAATCACTCACTTGACTTGTCAAAACCAGCCATGGACATGAacattctctattttttaaaaagaaattgaatccCCACTATTTCCATTCCCTACCCTTGTAGCTCTCCTCTGACAGGATTGGTTGCAGTTGGAATCCTCTCTAAAGGACTGGATTTGCTTATCCTGCTACTGTCATggcttttctttgatttttgaactGATAATTACCCTGTACATTAAAATCAAACTTATAAAATACATGGCCACATTAGTGGCAGAGAAAGGCTCTTTCTTCACGCTTGCCTTGTTCCTATAAGACCAAATAGACCATAAGATAGAGACAAAAGACAACGAGAAGTACTTAAAGTTCTCCAAATCACCCTGATTTCTCTTTATCCATGCCTGAATCAAGTAAAGCTGAATGAAATTAGTTGTAATGGACAGATCAAAAACAAGAACATACCATaaagatgaaaatgtaaaatagGCATGAATGGTTTGCCTTGGTCATGATCCGAAATGGGCCTAGAAAATTTCAAGAACatcaaaaaaccaaagaacaatagTCATCTGTCAAAAACTTCCATAATTAAAGAGCAATTATAAAGTTAGTTTTAAAGTATTAATATCACCGATTAATATGGTAATTATATTACAGATGGAGGCAATGCATGTGATTGGCTATAGTACCCTTTGCATTCGAACTTGACATTATGTATATTCTGTTAAGCTCCTGAATgtctgggaaaaaaaaaaaaagaacagtggcaaacaaaagaaaaaaaaatctaaaaaacaaaatgcaaagGAAAAAGATGTTTTTTAAGATGAGATTCAAATACTATTAAGGTTTCCCCCATGCCTATGGACAAGGATCACATGGGATGATAAGGTGTAAGATATTCGTAAAATTGCAAAATAATGGCAGCCCATGGCTAAGGCCATTAAGTAATACTTACTATTCAATAGAATCAATACTATCTATTATTCACATTAACTTTTTGAACTTTGTGTTCAATCATCAATGGCAATCTTAAATTCATGGTCCCTGCCTCTTCCATCTTCACCTAATTTGTTGATTACAATTAGTGGCATTATTAACTTTCTGATTTTTGTCCTCAATTGCAATCATAAATTCATACGATTCTTGTTAATTCATTTTGAACTACCTGTGATGCAAACAAAATCAGCTTGTGCTCAAGGACTTCTACATAAGGACAGGGCATAGCAAAGAGTCTAGTTTCTGGACATTAAATCCACAGAGCTAAGATTTTGATACAGCAGCTCTAGTTGGTAGAATTGAGAAGATGTAGCAGAGGATAGAGTCCTGTAAGCAGCTAGTAAAGTTAGTGTCAGTGTTACTGAGCAAAAGAGAGGGGACTCTTACAAGTCCTCACTGTCACATTTCTCTGCATCTCTTTCCTCTCTACTCTCTACATTAATTTGATTCAATGTGTGTGTTTCACATTGTGGAGATTCTACACTTAATGAAAATTTGATGGAGTGAGAAGCttaattttaaatagaaaaaaaaacatgagaTTGAACAATAAACTAGTACATTTGGTAGCAAAAGCTTCCAGTTTTGATGTTTACTTGCTTTTGATCAcattattttttctgtttttaaaaCACCAACAAAAGCATTAATAAATGATCacattaacaaaaagaaaatgcagaAACCTACAGAACTTAAATTAAGAGGAAAGATAGTGACTTACCAGAGAAAAAAGTTGATTAACCATCCGGGTTACTTTCATTAGATTCGTCCCAATCGCTTAACTCCTCATCACAGTCCTTGTACTCACTTAACTCCTCACAATCAGAGTTACCATGGGTTTCTGTGTGCCTTTTAAtcctttttgggtttgatatgTCATTAGAGCTTCCTTCTCCACTGAGTCCAGCCCCATTGTAATCATCACAACTTCGTTTGGCTTTGTCACATTCCACTATCATAGCCATGCTCTCATAAGGAGAGATGCAGCTGTTGCTATGCTGGGCCATTGTTCGGTCGAGATCTTCTATGTCTTTATTGTATATCATACAGAACCCGCATTTTTTAACCTCCTCGCCTGGACCTCctgtttcaatttttattcCAATCTGAGTGAATCCATTCGCATCACTTTCAGACAGTAATTTATTTGATTTCTCATCGAAGAATTGAGGAGTTACATAGAGTAGCCAAAGGTGATCTGGTAAAACCTTAGGAATTAAGCTACTGCCTAGTGCAGGAGACATTCTTTTTCCATTGGTTGTCAATGAACAGTACAGGGGAATTAAGCAACTGATTTGGTGATCAACATCATGTGAACAAAACACAATGCAAACAACAATTCTCATCCACTCATTATACAAATGAGAGGGTTGTTTTATATTCACTTCAACCCCCATGCTTTGGTGCCTAAACCACTCTGGCATTTCACTTCCTGGAATAACAATCTCATATTTCTcagtgggagagagagagatcttaaGGGACTTTTTTATCCCTAAGATAAACCAGTCTATGCAGCTTTGATTGTCAACCAATTTAAAGCAATTGTGAAGAAAGAGAGATGGTTCcaataaatctcttgattttaATTGATCTGGTAACATTTCCAGTGAAACACAACCTTCGGCATAAATGGATTCAATATTCAATGGAAGTTTTGGCAACGATCGAAGACTAGTGCAACTATCCAACACCACCCATTTCAATTTCGAAAGTTGAATGATGCTTTCCGGAAGGCAAACAAAATCATTTCCACTTAGATCCAAAAGTTCTAAAGAGAATAAGGAACCAATATCATCAGATATTACCTTGAGATTGCAATCGCTTAAGTTCAAGCCAGTCAAAGAACATGCACCTGATAAAGAAGAGAATAGCATGTCCATGGGATCAGGACTTCTTGGCATTGAATAAAAAGGGAGGAGCTCATTCCACAATTtattagatgatgatgatgatgataaccCCTTACATTCATTGAAAGACAGTGTTTTAAGATTCTTTAAGATACCAATGGAAGAAGGGACCTTTCTTATAGCAGTTCTGCTCACGTACAACCGCTCTAGACTTTCGGCATTCCCTAGGTTCTCTGGCAGTCTATTTAGTTTTGAGCATCCGTAAAGATCGACTAATCTAACCAACTTCAAATTACAAATGGTGCTAGGTAAACACACAAGATTTTTGCAATCCCATAAACTCAATGAATCAAGATTAGTCAAATGCTCAATTGATGTGGGTAGTTTTGTAATTGCAGTACCACCCAAGAGAAGTGTGTGAACACGTTTCATGTTTCTCCCGAATTCTggaatttgttttatttttgagcATCTGGAAAGATTAAGATACGTAAGACAATCCATTTCAAACTTGCTTGGAAGGCTTGTGAGGTTCTTGCATCCTTCTAAATTAAGAATAGTAAGCATTTTATGAATTCCAATTGATGGGTGAATCGTACGTAAATTTATACAATCTTCAAGAACCAATGTCATAAGATTTGGGACTTTAATGATGTTTGGGGTTTCAATAAGTTTTTGAGATTTTGTCAGCTTGATAAATTTCAACATCTCAAAACTCTGTTGAAAggcaaccaaaaagaaaagtgtaAGAACATTAgcttcaagtcttcaacaaacaaacttaataaataaaaaattgtataagatTACCTAAATTACCTTTGTTCCTTTCCAAAGTCGTTCAATGTAGCTACAACACATGCAAAGTTCAACAAGCTCATTTGATTGGAAACTTGATGGCAACGATTTCAAAGGGTACCCTTTCCAATCAAGAAATCTTAAGCTATTGGGAAGATGTGTAAGATCATTCGTAAGACGAACGCCACAAATTTTGAGCAATTTTAGATATTGCAGCTGTGCAAAGGCTTCGGGATTCCAATCTACCATTTTTGGTACATAAAATTCTAGTACTATGCCTTGAACTGCCTCTGTTCCCTCATAATAAGAATAAGAGAGATTTGTATAAGATGTATTATTACTAGActattataatttaaactccattattctttaaaaaaaaagatatgctGAATAATTTGATAAGATATATGCTTAGTTTCTCTCATACCCTTTACTGTAGTTTTTGTCTGCACAAACAAAGGGGATTAGTGAATTGCAAAATGTAGAATGACCAAACTTACTCTATATTAGACTttgttaaataatataaaagagtATACACTCAAGTTTTGAAGGTAACCTCTTACCTTATTATTTGTGAGTACATTGTTAATGTCCCGAAATGACCATAGTCTGCTACGCTTTCCAGGTTCTTTAAGGCACTCTTGATAAACTATATCCCTACCCATTTGTTGTAGTAAATCATGCATCCACAATCTATTGCCACGAACTTTTATGAGAGATTTCTCAACAAGAACCTCCATTCCAACATTAGGGGAAAGGTGAAGATAAGCTAGTATTTTTACTACATCATTTTTGATCTTATGATTAAAGAAACATGCAATGTGTAGGAATATTTCCTTCTCTACCTCATCAAGtccatcaaaacttattttaagtACTTTGAGAATTTCATTATTAGGAAATTCTTTAAGCTTATTTAATGTACTTTTCCATTTATCAATACTTCTACCGAacaaaaaagaacccaaaatCTCAATAGCTAAAGGAAGACCATTAGCATAATACACAATATCTTTGGATACCTCTATATAATCCTTGGGAGGATGGACTTTTTTAAAAGCTTTCAAACTCAAAAGATGAAGAGCTTCATTATAATTCAATCCTTCAACGTCAAATATTTCTTCTACTTCAAGTATTTCTAGTAAATGTCtatcccttgttgttatgatAACTCTACTACCTAAACCAAACCAAATACACTTCTCAGCTAACTTATTTATTTGGTCTAATTGATTTACATCATCAAGAACgagaagaatttttttatgaCGTAACCTATTCTCGATCACTAAAACTCCATGACAAACATCTTGTATACTCATACtttcattgaaaatttgaagaataaatTGTTCTTGTAATCGCACTAAACCCTCTTTTTCATAAACTTCCCTAACATTTGCAAGAAAACAACCTTCAAATTTATTAGAAACCATATGAAAAACAACTCTAGCAAGAGTTGTTTTACCAATTCCCCCCATTCCCCAAACCCCTATAATACGAACATCATTTAGTCCCATAGTCAAACATGACTTCAATTTCTCTGCTCGAGAAATTATTCCTACTTGGTCTTTGATATCTTTTGAGTATGCATAAGTCAATTTATGCCATAGCTCTCCCACAatgttttggataattttttattctggCCTGCAATTAACAGAGAACAGTATATTTTGAGTTCAAACCACAAAAAATGGTccgaaaagaaaagaagcagaaATCCAATGTTTTATTATGTTAAGTGATTAGAAACTTATAAGTTAAATGGCTTAagacaaaatagaaagaatCATGAACATGTATATAGGTATGCTTATGGTTTAAAACAAGATTAAAGATAAGGAAgagtattttttaattatttaagaaaGAAATATGTCAAATAGAATTAATTACCTATTtgccttattattattacaactaTCATTAAGTCCCTCCCCGCTATAAATGTAGTTATGTGTATAGTATATGAGAAtactacatccacaatattttcacaacacttttacaataaatcatgagtggtaagttgttattggttctaaacttctaatttgaatccacaacttaaattacttttttgcccactcATAATAGCTAATAACAACctatcacttaagatttgttctgaaaatattgtggacatagcatttctcataaTATATTGGAGTGGAAGTtcaataaaaatccaaatcatcatatatattaaactaatgtgcaaattattttaaaaatcaattacgAATtgaaattagattctaaatgaACTCCAATTTTGTTTAATTGTCCACTAATTTGATGCCAAGTTTCCTTTTAATTGCCCACTAATTTGATGCCAAGTTTCTCTATATTTTAAAGGGGTTTCAATTTGTGCCTTGTGTCATTCAATCTCtcattttgtataaaatttctttacatctattttcataaatataaacttacaaaaaaaaatcatagtaaaagtatattatatttatatgtaaaaCTTTGAATGCATAATACTTACAACCTATTCAAGACAAATTTTAAGTGCTTCTAAAACTACTTCTAACCCTTTTTATATGGATCCCATATTAAACCACTTCTAATCTATTTAAACTAATCcggattttcttttaaaaacaaaaaacttattattgGTCGAACTatgaattttaatgaaaaagtacaTGATGCTCTAAAACTGGGTTattcatatattattttaaaaatgaacacttgaaaaaaaaaattaatcacaataaaaaaaattaagttaagaagtagcaattttttttcattttttattttataaaataaaataaacaagaatTAAAAATTTGCCAGTTTTACCaaataatattcttaaaatgatattttaagagttttttttttttttagaaataattacaacatgctgctaaccccgcagCTTGAACCCTTTCTCCCCTAGACCCTCAAGCACTTTATGCATGCGGAGGTGCCAATTAAATTACAAGGAATGACCatcataatattaatttatgtaAGAATTATGATATGCatctaattatatttattgtaaaTGTATCTATGCTAAGGTTTCAAGCTAATTTGATTCCAATGACACTTTAAGTTTGTGCCAAATATCATATCAATTAGATTTCacattttctaattttgtgtGAATTCCCTCTGATCTAAACTACTTATAGTATGTTTAGAACTATGtcaagccaaattaaaatcacttCTACTCATTCTACTTGATGCCTAGTAAAAACTAGTTCACTCATTTTAACCATTTAAagctttctaaaaaaaaaaaccctatcatatctattaaaaaaaactatcattaatttaattataaatttctatgaaattttttactatattcTAAAAATTGTCTTTACCTTTTCATTACCTCTTCATAATAAATCAACTTTCACAACttacatgaaaaatataaatagttacacgaaaataacaaaaattaggtTAAGAAATATTAATTAAGTATAAGAATAATTCAACAAACAATATGttcttttaaactaaaatagGGCAATTAATAATGAATAATTTACATCTCTAGCAAATGTTATCAATTCTAG contains the following coding sequences:
- the LOC115961075 gene encoding TMV resistance protein N-like; the protein is MCNKRAKWTLKGDEDFKFQKDGEESVRKSLPPACLLIGKKVSKSERGSIPPPRRACWTYDVFLSFRGEDTRNGFTDHLYFALKQKGIFTFRDDEKLERGKSISPKLLKAIEESRFAIVILSRNYASSIWCLDELAKIIKCMKETGMTILPIFYKVDPSDVRKQTRTFAEAFVKHKKENKKKVQKWRATLREVANFSGWHLQDGILIYYTHNYIYSGEGLNDSYIKDQVGIISRAEKLKSCLTMGLNDVRIIGVWGMGGIGKTTLARVVFHMVSNKFEGCFLANVREVYEKEGLVRLQEQFILQIFNESMSIQDVCHGVLVIENRLRHKKILLVLDDVNQLDQINKLAEKCIWFGLGSRVIITTRDRHLLEILEVEEIFDVEGLNYNEALHLLSLKAFKKVHPPKDYIEVSKDIVYYANGLPLAIEILGSFLFGRSIDKWKSTLNKLKEFPNNEILKVLKISFDGLDEVEKEIFLHIACFFNHKIKNDVVKILAYLHLSPNVGMEVLVEKSLIKVRGNRLWMHDLLQQMGRDIVYQECLKEPGKRSRLWSFRDINNVLTNNKTKTTVKEAVQGIVLEFYVPKMVDWNPEAFAQLQYLKLLKICGVRLTNDLTHLPNSLRFLDWKGYPLKSLPSSFQSNELVELCMCCSYIERLWKGTKSFEMLKFIKLTKSQKLIETPNIIKVPNLMTLVLEDCINLRTIHPSIGIHKMLTILNLEGCKNLTSLPSKFEMDCLTYLNLSRCSKIKQIPEFGRNMKRVHTLLLGGTAITKLPTSIEHLTNLDSLSLWDCKNLVCLPSTICNLKLVRLVDLYGCSKLNRLPENLGNAESLERLYVSRTAIRKVPSSIGILKNLKTLSFNECKGLSSSSSSNKLWNELLPFYSMPRSPDPMDMLFSSLSGACSLTGLNLSDCNLKVISDDIGSLFSLELLDLSGNDFVCLPESIIQLSKLKWVVLDSCTSLRSLPKLPLNIESIYAEGCVSLEMLPDQLKSRDLLEPSLFLHNCFKLVDNQSCIDWFILGIKKSLKISLSPTEKYEIVIPGSEMPEWFRHQSMGVEVNIKQPSHLYNEWMRIVVCIVFCSHDVDHQISCLIPLYCSLTTNGKRMSPALGSSLIPKVLPDHLWLLYVTPQFFDEKSNKLLSESDANGFTQIGIKIETGGPGEEVKKCGFCMIYNKDIEDLDRTMAQHSNSCISPYESMAMIVECDKAKRSCDDYNGAGLSGEGSSNDISNPKRIKRHTETHGNSDCEELSEYKDCDEELSDWDESNESNPDETRLFAMPCPYVEVLEHKLILFASQAWIKRNQGDLENFKYFSLSFVSILWSIWSYRNKASVKKEPFSATNVAIYAQAYHADLDQSNCRRVPRRVCPVVEENFEGVAVLPYAAEWQLDA